Part of the Roseobacter litoralis Och 149 genome, TCAGCAGCGGCGCGGTCGCATGGGCGGTGCCGGACCGCGAAGCGCAGCACCATCAGGGCTATGTGTTTCAGACACCCATCATGCTGCGTCGCTCCGTGGGGGACAATCTGCGCTATCCGTTGCAATTGCGCAAAACCCCACGCGCCGTGATCGAAGAACAGGTCAGCGACTGGGCGCGCAGGACCGGGCTGGAGGATCGGCTGACGCTTCCCGCGACGCGGCTTTCTGGTGGTGAAAAGCAAAGGCTCGCCTTGGGTCGGGCCCTGATCCGCCGCCCCGAAGTTCTGTTTCTGGATGAGCCTTGTGCCAACCTTGATGGCCCTTCCACCCGCGACATCGAAACCCTGTTGCTGGAGGCGCAGGAGGCGGGCACGCGGGTCATCATGACGACGCATAACTTTGGTCAGGCAAAGAGGCTTGCGAGTGATGCGATTTTTATGCTGAATGGCACCGTAAGAGAATCCGGGAAGGCGCAGGCATTTTTC contains:
- a CDS encoding ABC transporter ATP-binding protein, whose product is MVNTILPLVLKEVCVRRRGKRLLGPVSLSLAPGGCTIILGPNGSGKTTLLKVMHGVERISSGAVAWAVPDREAQHHQGYVFQTPIMLRRSVGDNLRYPLQLRKTPRAVIEEQVSDWARRTGLEDRLTLPATRLSGGEKQRLALGRALIRRPEVLFLDEPCANLDGPSTRDIETLLLEAQEAGTRVIMTTHNFGQAKRLASDAIFMLNGTVRESGKAQAFFETPQTPELQAFFRGDIIG